One Helicobacter cetorum MIT 00-7128 DNA window includes the following coding sequences:
- a CDS encoding response regulator transcription factor, translated as MIEVLMIEDDIELAEILSEYLSQHGIRVTNYDEPYTGISAVNTQHYDLLLLDLTLPNLDGLEVCKRISKQKSIPIIISSARSDVEDKVKALDYGADDYLPKPYDPKELLARIHSLLRRFNKREEIAHHDDLCIFRVDKDSREVYMRDKKLDLTRAEYEILSLLISKKGYVFSRESIAIESESINPESSNKSIDVIIGRLRSKIEKDPKHPEHIISIRGIGYKLEY; from the coding sequence ATGATAGAAGTTTTAATGATAGAAGATGATATTGAGTTAGCCGAAATTTTGAGCGAATACTTATCTCAGCATGGGATTAGAGTAACTAATTATGATGAACCATATACCGGTATTAGTGCGGTTAATACACAACATTACGACTTGCTTTTATTGGATTTGACTTTACCTAATTTAGATGGGCTTGAAGTTTGTAAGCGCATTTCTAAACAAAAGAGCATTCCTATTATCATTTCTTCAGCAAGAAGTGATGTTGAAGACAAGGTTAAGGCTCTTGATTATGGTGCTGATGACTATCTTCCTAAGCCTTATGACCCTAAGGAGCTATTAGCACGCATTCATTCGTTGCTTAGACGCTTTAATAAACGAGAAGAAATCGCTCATCATGATGATTTATGTATTTTTAGGGTAGATAAAGACAGCCGAGAAGTATATATGCGGGATAAAAAATTAGATTTAACTCGTGCAGAATATGAAATCCTTTCATTATTGATTAGTAAAAAGGGTTATGTATTTAGCCGTGAGTCTATTGCGATTGAGAGTGAGAGTATCAATCCTGAGAGCTCTAATAAAAGCATTGATGTGATTATTGGTCGCTTACGCTCTAAGATTGAAAAAGACCCAAAACACCCTGAGCATATTATATCTATTAGAGGGATTGGCTATAAATTAGAATATTGA
- a CDS encoding DUF5644 domain-containing protein, whose translation MSILKLHLKVFRFEVKKDYNPAYVSYFLEYQEEQRLLDILKQLQGVGFSEPIGLKINQIAVFENAQLSDLVAFFGKEWVLEPLSKRYALKDLIIDEKAVLKSYEPFFNQMTFLSAGEKEELEKYLRINFINPQENPKYLGDGFFLYIKWLLKRYPSQQNKLLEVIANPEDGVMNFLSIAPYLYPKDDNIDHEIYELQEILTNSKINPWQDFSKNLLSLYQFNPKPNITQHAPKTCALFNAYAKHLDTSALLKSSKLYLEKMGQKVIELPFCYDGSYYGKIVNTRQFLLACAYNLALAKASNVALVFCEEDAYLNILHAKEILDNNDELIKSINEELKKYELIYKKDTEVVYLNEWIDEFLAWELKASFKEFSSAVFSRLPYQGKLLNKIHLKTHAFLESNQNYAPLLDINKTSALTQCANLRYIGIDLGADFLITHSLELFNTFETLGLKASKAYKRDYDNTPSLFLAQVALIAMGEKNQEILGLNSHYNKIAFLQA comes from the coding sequence ATGAGCATTTTAAAATTGCATTTAAAAGTTTTTCGTTTTGAGGTAAAAAAGGATTATAACCCCGCTTATGTGTCCTATTTCTTGGAGTATCAAGAAGAACAACGCCTTTTAGATATTCTCAAACAACTTCAAGGTGTGGGCTTTAGCGAACCTATTGGTCTTAAAATCAATCAAATTGCTGTTTTTGAAAACGCTCAACTGAGTGATTTAGTAGCATTTTTTGGTAAAGAGTGGGTGCTAGAGCCCCTTTCTAAACGCTATGCCTTGAAAGACTTAATCATTGATGAAAAAGCTGTTTTAAAATCATATGAACCCTTTTTTAATCAAATGACCTTTTTAAGTGCTGGCGAAAAAGAAGAGTTAGAAAAATATTTGCGTATCAATTTTATTAACCCCCAAGAAAACCCCAAATACCTAGGCGATGGCTTTTTCTTGTATATCAAATGGCTCCTTAAGCGCTATCCTAGCCAACAAAACAAACTCCTAGAAGTGATTGCTAATCCTGAAGATGGCGTGATGAATTTTTTAAGTATTGCACCCTATCTTTACCCCAAAGATGACAATATTGACCATGAAATTTATGAATTACAAGAAATCCTTACTAATTCCAAAATCAACCCTTGGCAAGATTTTTCTAAAAATCTTTTAAGCCTTTATCAATTCAACCCTAAGCCAAACATTACTCAACATGCTCCAAAGACTTGCGCCCTTTTTAATGCCTATGCCAAGCATTTAGACACTAGCGCCCTTTTAAAAAGCTCTAAGCTCTATTTGGAAAAAATGGGGCAAAAAGTGATTGAATTACCCTTTTGCTATGATGGCTCTTATTATGGAAAGATTGTCAATACACGCCAATTTCTCCTAGCTTGTGCGTATAATCTTGCCCTTGCAAAAGCTAGTAATGTAGCGTTAGTTTTTTGCGAAGAAGATGCGTATTTAAACATCTTACATGCCAAAGAAATCCTAGATAACAATGATGAATTGATAAAATCTATCAACGAAGAGTTGAAAAAATATGAGCTTATCTATAAAAAAGATACTGAAGTAGTCTATCTTAACGAATGGATTGATGAATTTTTAGCTTGGGAGCTAAAAGCCTCTTTTAAAGAATTTTCAAGCGCAGTGTTCTCACGCTTGCCCTATCAAGGCAAATTGCTTAATAAAATCCATCTTAAAACCCATGCATTCTTAGAGTCTAATCAAAATTATGCCCCTCTTTTAGACATCAACAAAACTAGTGCGCTAACTCAATGCGCCAATTTACGCTATATTGGGATTGATTTAGGAGCGGATTTTTTAATCACGCATTCCTTAGAGCTTTTTAATACTTTTGAGACTTTGGGTCTTAAGGCCTCAAAAGCGTATAAGAGAGACTATGACAACACACCAAGTTTATTTTTAGCTCAAGTAGCACTCATAGCTATGGGCGAAAAGAATCAAGAGATTCTAGGGCTTAACTCTCATTATAATAAAATAGCGTTCCTTCAAGCGTGA
- a CDS encoding cation:proton antiporter: protein MENSTLYMIIVGLWLSVAFGLFLKKMDMPVIIGYICTGTILSAFFKIDDFDFLSDIGEFGIVFLMFMIGIEFNFDKLKSIRQEVLVFGLLQVVLSTILICLLGYYLLGLSFVFALVLGMGFSLSSTAIVLKFFEDSKQLNTPMGKSAVGILIFQDIAAIPMLLILTILGSHNSHISSLLIKTAISASVILFTLLFLGKRGGNWILGLARDSHLPEIFIGTILVIVFSAAGLSHLFGFSMSLGAFIVGMAISKSRYKINVQEEFSQLKNLFLAIFFITIGMQINIKFFIEKFFLVIILLALVMSFKTTIIYWILRFFRDSKTAIKTALSLSQIGEFSFVIFLHSGTHQLFNLQENKGLMGFLHERNILHTTQSEIHQFLILMVVFSMLVTPFILKYLEPLSHFALHGRFFDKDKDKTK from the coding sequence ATGGAAAATAGCACGCTTTATATGATTATTGTTGGTTTGTGGCTCTCTGTAGCCTTTGGTCTGTTTTTAAAAAAAATGGATATGCCTGTTATTATTGGCTACATTTGCACAGGGACTATCCTATCTGCCTTTTTTAAAATTGATGACTTTGATTTCCTTTCTGATATTGGCGAGTTTGGCATTGTCTTTTTAATGTTTATGATAGGCATTGAGTTTAATTTTGACAAGCTCAAATCCATTCGGCAAGAAGTGCTTGTTTTTGGACTTTTGCAAGTAGTTTTAAGCACGATTTTAATTTGTCTTTTAGGGTATTATCTTTTAGGGCTTTCCTTTGTCTTTGCGCTTGTTTTAGGCATGGGCTTTTCACTTTCTTCTACGGCCATTGTTTTAAAATTCTTTGAAGATTCTAAACAGCTCAACACCCCTATGGGAAAAAGCGCTGTGGGGATTCTCATTTTTCAAGATATTGCAGCCATTCCTATGCTCCTTATTTTAACCATTCTTGGTAGCCACAATTCACATATAAGCTCCCTTTTAATTAAGACTGCTATTTCAGCAAGCGTAATTTTATTTACTTTGCTTTTTTTGGGTAAAAGGGGGGGTAATTGGATTTTAGGGCTTGCTAGAGATAGCCATTTACCAGAAATTTTTATAGGAACTATTTTAGTGATTGTCTTTAGTGCTGCAGGACTAAGCCATCTTTTTGGATTCTCTATGTCTTTGGGGGCATTTATTGTGGGTATGGCAATTTCTAAATCACGCTATAAAATCAATGTGCAAGAAGAATTTTCACAACTTAAAAATCTCTTTTTAGCGATTTTTTTTATTACTATAGGCATGCAAATCAACATTAAATTTTTCATAGAAAAGTTTTTTCTTGTCATCATTCTTTTAGCTTTGGTAATGAGCTTTAAAACCACTATCATATATTGGATTTTACGCTTTTTTAGAGACTCAAAAACAGCCATAAAAACTGCCCTTTCCTTATCGCAAATTGGGGAATTTTCCTTTGTTATTTTCTTGCATTCTGGAACACACCAACTCTTTAACCTACAAGAAAATAAAGGACTTATGGGATTTTTACATGAAAGAAATATCTTGCATACCACACAGAGTGAAATCCATCAATTTTTAATCTTAATGGTTGTGTTTTCTATGCTTGTAACCCCTTTTATTTTGAAATATTTAGAGCCTTTGAGCCATTTTGCCTTACATGGACGCTTTTTTGATAAAGATAAGGATAAGACCAAATAG
- a CDS encoding outer membrane protein, giving the protein MIKKIACILSLTASLAIAGEKSGFFMGAGYQQGRSGPYNHKYSDWRHGTDLYGLNAKLGYTGFANKWFGARIYGFLDWFNTNADSNGKKTNLLTYGGGGDLMLNIIPLDKWALGVFGGIQLAGNTWMFTNNVNHTQFQFLWNVGGRMRIGEHSAFEAGVKFPMINQQSNTQKGLIRYYSWYVDYVYTF; this is encoded by the coding sequence ATGATTAAAAAAATTGCTTGTATCTTAAGTCTTACAGCAAGTTTGGCAATAGCAGGCGAGAAAAGTGGTTTCTTCATGGGTGCTGGTTATCAGCAAGGTCGTTCTGGTCCTTATAACCATAAGTATTCTGATTGGAGACATGGCACAGACCTTTATGGTTTGAATGCTAAGCTTGGTTATACCGGTTTTGCTAATAAATGGTTTGGTGCTAGAATTTATGGCTTTTTAGATTGGTTTAACACGAATGCCGATAGCAATGGCAAAAAAACTAATCTATTAACTTATGGTGGTGGTGGTGATTTAATGTTAAACATTATCCCACTTGATAAATGGGCGCTAGGCGTATTTGGTGGTATCCAATTAGCGGGTAATACTTGGATGTTTACTAATAATGTCAATCACACACAATTCCAATTTTTATGGAATGTAGGTGGAAGAATGCGTATTGGAGAGCATAGTGCGTTTGAAGCAGGTGTTAAATTCCCTATGATTAACCAACAAAGCAATACGCAAAAGGGACTTATTCGCTACTACTCTTGGTATGTAGATTATGTCTATACTTTCTAA
- a CDS encoding CiaD-like domain-containing protein translates to MELKNIISETLNEIEKVAKSLNEDFDVTKAEPSFFKTPRFLQDLDNVIESKESSQTTLEESTQPSSKPLLKQPSSTPNLQEMIESTLKETHLLYEKQENDISHLSLKEPSQESSLAELKAPFKTLETNTHNLSSEQVFLTQLQERTLVLFEGMRALKNEQALERLDLVVRFLEYQLSMLERRLKLLEHKD, encoded by the coding sequence ATGGAACTAAAAAACATTATTTCAGAAACTCTCAATGAAATTGAAAAAGTGGCAAAATCGCTCAACGAAGATTTTGATGTAACTAAGGCTGAGCCATCGTTTTTTAAAACACCTCGTTTTTTGCAGGACTTAGATAATGTGATAGAGTCAAAAGAAAGCTCCCAAACAACCTTAGAAGAGTCCACACAACCAAGCTCAAAACCCTTATTAAAACAGCCATCATCTACCCCTAATTTGCAAGAGATGATAGAAAGCACGCTTAAAGAAACCCACCTTTTATATGAAAAACAAGAAAATGACATTTCGCATTTAAGCCTTAAAGAGCCTAGTCAAGAATCTAGTTTAGCGGAGTTAAAAGCGCCTTTTAAGACTTTAGAAACAAACACACACAATCTCTCTAGCGAGCAAGTTTTTTTAACACAATTACAAGAGCGCACTTTAGTTTTATTTGAAGGAATGCGTGCTTTAAAAAATGAGCAAGCCTTAGAGCGTTTGGACTTAGTGGTGCGTTTTTTGGAATATCAGCTTAGTATGCTAGAAAGGCGTTTAAAGCTTTTGGAGCATAAAGATTAA
- a CDS encoding YbfB/YjiJ family MFS transporter: protein MKARIFSCFLGSFMANGLARFGYVVMIPFLILEGHLSQAQSFQLGIAVLVGYVFGGVLINILSRFFSLEGIAKISFLVIALSFLACEWKNLPFMWLWIWRFLGGVSSASLMILLAPLCLPYVKENYRSVIGGFIFSGIGAGAIFSGFVLPPLALIDLQWAWLMLGGVGFIAFLVSLIALKNYSLSQTSKEKMPFKVPFHLWLLILSYGLNAIGFLPHTLFWVDYLVRDLHINSHVAGVSWAFFGFGAFVGSLVSGIIGYKIGATSANILMIILKAFSCFLGAFTHEMIWLNLSVFIMGATTIANVNLGNMMVLEIVGARYFARACSFLTMNFAIFQALFSYIFALSLEKIGYFWLFNLCGICLLVSVILLLPIYKARKI from the coding sequence ATGAAAGCGCGTATTTTTTCTTGTTTTTTAGGCTCTTTTATGGCAAATGGCTTGGCAAGATTTGGCTATGTAGTAATGATTCCTTTTTTGATATTAGAGGGGCATTTAAGCCAAGCACAAAGTTTTCAGCTAGGCATTGCTGTATTAGTGGGCTATGTTTTTGGAGGGGTGCTTATTAATATATTGAGTAGATTCTTTTCTTTAGAGGGGATTGCTAAAATAAGCTTTTTGGTTATTGCATTGAGTTTTTTAGCATGTGAGTGGAAGAATTTGCCCTTTATGTGGCTTTGGATATGGCGTTTTTTAGGAGGGGTTTCTAGTGCGTCATTGATGATTTTACTCGCACCTTTATGCTTGCCTTATGTGAAAGAAAATTATCGTTCTGTAATAGGGGGGTTTATTTTTAGTGGGATTGGAGCAGGGGCTATTTTTAGCGGATTTGTTCTGCCTCCATTAGCTCTTATTGATTTGCAATGGGCATGGCTTATGTTAGGAGGAGTAGGATTTATAGCTTTTTTAGTGAGTTTAATAGCTTTAAAAAATTACTCCTTATCACAAACAAGCAAAGAAAAAATGCCTTTTAAAGTGCCTTTTCATTTATGGTTACTTATCCTTTCTTATGGGCTTAATGCGATTGGGTTTTTGCCCCATACGCTTTTTTGGGTGGATTACTTGGTGCGAGACTTGCATATTAATTCGCATGTAGCAGGAGTTTCCTGGGCGTTTTTTGGCTTTGGTGCTTTTGTAGGCTCTCTAGTAAGTGGGATAATAGGTTATAAAATTGGGGCAACAAGCGCAAATATTTTGATGATTATTTTAAAAGCCTTTTCTTGTTTTTTAGGTGCTTTTACCCATGAAATGATTTGGTTAAATCTTTCAGTTTTTATTATGGGGGCTACCACTATTGCAAATGTTAATTTGGGAAATATGATGGTCTTAGAGATTGTGGGGGCTAGATATTTTGCTAGGGCTTGTAGCTTTTTAACCATGAATTTTGCTATTTTTCAAGCACTATTTTCATATATTTTTGCGCTTAGTTTAGAAAAAATTGGCTATTTTTGGCTTTTTAATCTCTGTGGGATTTGCTTATTGGTGAGTGTCATCTTGCTGTTGCCTATTTATAAGGCACGCAAGATTTAG
- a CDS encoding glycosyltransferase, producing the protein MISTVITPPPEKTQQSELNEYSHIPIAFAFDKNYCIPFAACLQSFLECIARANKQVFYSLHALVVGLDEDDIQKLHQIAEPFKEMATLEIKNIEPFLDTIKNPFDESFTKRFSKMVLIKYFLADLFPKYSKIVWSDVDIIFCEEFSKDFLKITEDDKNYLYGVFDGKQHVLEGFLFCNLALQRKNHFTQKIQEILHAQEVTEEPHLTDWCWPYIGQLGIEYCVFPSYYILNQENELFLYERLYDNYSKHVQQALKNPIIIHYDGWIHAIKPWDNPLSMKANLWLNTLAKTPFFTDYTELLQKNTNFYGKIISKDYYFPYYASYTDTILKPLYLFFQNYSAYLKERVFCEEFYMRVIKIPLSKTLKRLKIHRALKKILLALKIIKSNAN; encoded by the coding sequence ATGATTTCCACAGTTATTACCCCCCCCCCAGAAAAAACTCAACAAAGTGAGTTAAATGAGTATTCTCATATTCCTATAGCTTTTGCTTTTGACAAAAATTATTGCATTCCTTTTGCAGCATGCCTTCAATCCTTTTTAGAATGTATTGCTAGGGCAAACAAACAAGTCTTTTACTCCTTGCATGCTCTAGTAGTGGGTTTAGATGAAGATGATATTCAAAAGCTCCACCAAATTGCAGAGCCCTTTAAAGAAATGGCTACTTTAGAAATAAAAAATATTGAGCCTTTTTTGGACACTATCAAAAACCCATTTGATGAAAGTTTTACCAAACGATTTTCAAAAATGGTTTTAATTAAATACTTTTTAGCAGATTTGTTTCCTAAATATTCCAAAATAGTTTGGAGTGATGTAGATATCATTTTTTGTGAAGAATTTAGCAAAGATTTTTTAAAAATAACAGAAGATGACAAAAATTATTTGTATGGTGTCTTTGATGGCAAACAACATGTATTAGAGGGATTTTTATTCTGCAACTTAGCTTTACAAAGAAAAAATCATTTTACACAAAAAATCCAAGAAATTTTGCATGCTCAAGAAGTTACCGAAGAACCGCACTTGACTGACTGGTGTTGGCCATATATAGGGCAACTTGGCATAGAGTATTGTGTTTTTCCCTCATACTATATCTTAAATCAAGAGAATGAACTTTTTCTTTATGAAAGACTTTATGATAACTATTCAAAACATGTCCAACAAGCCTTAAAAAACCCCATTATTATCCACTACGATGGTTGGATACATGCAATAAAACCTTGGGATAATCCCTTAAGCATGAAAGCTAATCTATGGCTAAACACTTTAGCTAAGACTCCTTTCTTTACAGATTACACAGAATTATTGCAAAAAAATACAAATTTTTATGGCAAAATTATTAGCAAAGACTATTACTTTCCTTATTACGCAAGCTATACAGATACCATTTTAAAACCTCTCTACCTATTTTTTCAAAACTATTCTGCTTATTTGAAAGAACGGGTTTTTTGTGAAGAATTTTATATGAGAGTAATTAAAATCCCTTTAAGCAAAACTCTTAAAAGACTTAAAATTCATAGGGCTTTAAAAAAGATATTACTAGCACTAAAAATTATCAAATCAAATGCAAACTAA
- a CDS encoding tetratricopeptide repeat protein: MGLETITLANIYEEQGFYNEALKVYEGILKKNPNHTQALENLERLKEKIAFEKKDDNEENIVECSIKEDEEKQDIKAPNDSSINLERFILNFKSGKDLKDLEEWLVKWN; the protein is encoded by the coding sequence TTGGGTTTAGAGACCATTACATTGGCAAATATTTATGAAGAGCAAGGTTTTTATAATGAGGCATTAAAAGTGTATGAGGGCATTTTAAAGAAAAATCCTAACCATACGCAAGCTTTAGAAAATCTTGAGCGCTTGAAAGAAAAAATAGCTTTTGAAAAAAAAGATGACAATGAAGAAAATATTGTTGAATGTAGTATCAAAGAAGATGAAGAGAAGCAAGATATAAAAGCTCCTAATGATTCTTCAATAAATTTGGAACGCTTTATCCTTAATTTTAAGAGTGGCAAAGACTTAAAAGATTTAGAAGAATGGCTTGTAAAATGGAACTAA
- a CDS encoding TerB family tellurite resistance protein, producing MELILLIIAAIALLYFYNTLKEYLKNPLKPAPKQNNSLEYDLSNDPYVSQADPFEKFKQSQAGVFLRLLNHLEPQKNMLDSSLRTLFIDEVKQPLSAEEQTLATQLLNKETESLESLCQEISNHAHGEYPKKVRLVEFLLLLAYADGNLDSKEKDMLIDVAAFLKIDNQDFNQLYDNFERFNQIEIPMTLEEAKTLFELQEESSLENLEQKALNLVSPYYHKATNYKHYTEEDFISLRKIALASILVNQE from the coding sequence ATGGAACTTATCCTACTTATCATTGCTGCGATTGCACTCTTATATTTTTATAATACCCTCAAGGAATATCTAAAAAACCCCTTAAAGCCCGCTCCAAAGCAAAATAATTCACTAGAATATGACTTGAGTAATGACCCCTATGTATCACAAGCTGACCCTTTTGAAAAGTTTAAGCAAAGTCAAGCAGGAGTTTTTTTAAGACTTTTAAATCATTTAGAGCCTCAAAAAAATATGTTAGACAGCTCTTTAAGAACGCTTTTTATAGATGAAGTTAAACAGCCCTTAAGCGCAGAAGAACAAACCCTAGCTACACAATTACTCAACAAAGAGACTGAAAGCCTTGAATCACTATGTCAAGAAATCTCTAATCATGCACATGGAGAATATCCAAAAAAAGTGCGCTTAGTAGAGTTTTTACTCCTATTAGCATATGCTGATGGTAATTTAGATTCTAAAGAAAAAGACATGCTTATTGATGTGGCAGCGTTTTTAAAAATAGATAATCAAGATTTCAACCAACTTTATGATAATTTTGAGCGTTTCAATCAAATTGAAATCCCTATGACCTTAGAAGAGGCAAAGACCCTATTTGAACTGCAAGAAGAAAGCTCTTTAGAAAACTTAGAACAAAAGGCTCTAAATCTTGTTAGCCCCTACTATCATAAAGCAACCAATTACAAGCATTACACTGAAGAAGATTTTATCTCTTTAAGAAAAATCGCTCTTGCGAGTATCCTTGTCAATCAAGAATAA
- a CDS encoding M3 family oligoendopeptidase yields MKESQWDLSALFENKDKAEDFLKNLKTEVLEFEKNYQGNLKSLNANDFNTSLIQYEELLEKISRVMTYAYLLFASNTQETKFYSKCEMACTDIQQHILFFENEFINLDSKKQETYMKKSKQYAFFLQKLIERKRHTLNLDEEKVALALSPVGVDAFSRLFDQHLSSLKIPFEGKTLSEEEILALLYSPERKKRKKSQKAFSAKLAKSRPLLTYILNMVRKNLHIETKLRNYERKETFRHLNNQISQESVDSMLEITNANFSLVHRYYHKKAKLLGHKLKDYDRYAPLDTNSAQIPYSQALQETLDTFKEFSPSFYKIASKAIEQGWVDSHPRAFKQGGAFSHSAVPSAHPYVLLNYTGNRRDAFTIAHEFGHMVHQELSKKQGVLNTDTPLTTAETASVFAEMLLFEHLKKNLKEEELVFVIASKLEDIFSTLFRQVVMTNFERRIHDIEEEMDAKDFDKIWYEENERMFKDSVKLTKNYRSWWSYIPHFIHTPFYCYAYSYGQLLTLALYGLYKRSDSKKFIKTYTEFLSLGGSKSPRELVLMFGFDIDSKEFWEIGMQEVRNLLEEFEGLVA; encoded by the coding sequence ATGAAAGAAAGCCAATGGGATTTAAGTGCCTTATTTGAGAATAAAGACAAGGCAGAAGATTTTTTAAAAAACCTAAAAACAGAGGTGCTAGAGTTTGAAAAAAACTATCAAGGCAATCTTAAAAGCCTCAATGCCAATGATTTTAATACAAGTCTCATACAATACGAGGAACTTTTAGAAAAGATTTCTCGTGTAATGACTTATGCTTATTTATTGTTTGCAAGCAATACTCAAGAGACCAAATTTTATTCCAAGTGTGAAATGGCTTGCACCGACATTCAGCAACATATCTTATTTTTTGAAAATGAATTTATTAATTTGGATTCTAAAAAACAAGAAACTTATATGAAAAAATCCAAACAATACGCCTTTTTCTTACAAAAACTCATAGAGAGGAAACGCCACACTCTCAACTTAGATGAAGAAAAAGTCGCTTTAGCACTCTCGCCTGTAGGCGTAGATGCGTTTAGTCGTCTTTTTGACCAACATTTATCATCGTTAAAGATTCCTTTTGAGGGTAAAACCCTAAGCGAAGAAGAAATTTTAGCCCTTTTATATAGCCCTGAGCGCAAAAAACGCAAAAAATCCCAAAAAGCTTTTAGTGCCAAATTAGCCAAATCACGCCCCTTGCTTACTTATATCCTTAATATGGTGCGCAAAAACTTGCATATTGAAACCAAATTAAGAAATTATGAAAGAAAAGAAACTTTTCGCCACCTAAACAATCAAATCTCTCAAGAAAGCGTAGATAGCATGCTAGAAATTACTAATGCAAATTTTTCATTAGTCCATCGCTACTACCATAAAAAAGCCAAGCTTTTAGGGCATAAACTCAAAGATTATGACCGCTATGCACCCTTAGATACAAATAGCGCACAAATCCCCTATTCTCAAGCCTTACAAGAAACTCTTGATACTTTTAAGGAATTTTCGCCTAGTTTTTATAAGATTGCCTCTAAAGCTATTGAGCAAGGCTGGGTAGATTCACACCCAAGAGCATTCAAACAAGGGGGGGCATTTAGTCATAGCGCTGTGCCTAGCGCACACCCTTATGTGCTATTAAATTATACCGGCAATCGCCGTGATGCTTTCACTATTGCGCATGAATTTGGGCATATGGTGCATCAAGAATTATCTAAAAAACAAGGGGTTTTAAACACAGATACCCCCTTAACGACTGCAGAAACTGCCTCTGTTTTTGCAGAAATGCTTTTATTTGAGCATTTAAAAAAGAATCTTAAAGAAGAAGAGTTGGTCTTTGTGATTGCAAGCAAACTAGAGGATATTTTTTCTACCCTATTTAGACAAGTGGTAATGACTAATTTTGAGCGCAGAATCCATGATATTGAAGAGGAAATGGACGCCAAAGATTTTGATAAAATTTGGTATGAAGAAAATGAGCGCATGTTTAAAGATAGTGTCAAATTGACTAAAAATTATCGCTCTTGGTGGAGCTATATCCCCCATTTTATCCATACCCCATTTTATTGCTATGCTTATAGCTACGGACAGCTTTTAACCTTAGCTTTGTATGGTCTTTATAAACGCAGTGATTCTAAAAAGTTTATTAAAACTTATACAGAATTTTTAAGCCTAGGAGGCTCAAAAAGTCCTAGAGAGCTAGTTTTGATGTTTGGCTTTGATATTGATAGCAAAGAGTTTTGGGAAATTGGTATGCAAGAAGTAAGAAATCTTTTAGAAGAATTTGAAGGGCTAGTGGCATGA